From Tursiops truncatus isolate mTurTru1 chromosome 13, mTurTru1.mat.Y, whole genome shotgun sequence:
GACGCTggcttggtggtggtgggggggggggcgtgtccTCCCTGGGCCTGGGTGATGAGAGACATGAGGGGTGTCAGCCCCACCCAATCCTGGAGAATCTGCCCCCATGTCCACCACAGCCCCTCAGGACTCCAGACCAGGACTCCCTCCCTGTAGGGTCCCTGCAGAAGTGTGGCTGCCCTCCAGGACCTGGCCTCACCCTgaggctgccccccaccccccaggcagcTCTTCTTCAATGGGACAGAACCCCTGAGTCCTCATGACCCACTCCCGTGGCCCGCGCTGGCCGCCACCCTGGAGACCGTGGCTGCGGAAGGCGCAGAGGCCCTCTACACAGGGAGGCTGGGCCAGATGTTGCTGGAGGACGTTGCCAAGGAAGGTCAGCACGTGAGGCCCCACAGCCCCGTTCCGCCAGAGAAAGAGGGGTTGGGCGCCAGGGCTGAGGGTGGGTccggccctcccctcccctcgccctGAGAGGGGGCCAGCTGCTCCCAGGGCTTGGAGAGGTCGTTGCCCAAGTCATGCCCACTGCTGGTCTCAGGGACCTTGCAGTCAAAGCCCCCGAGGAGCAGGACCCTGAGGGTTAGGGCCACGAGACAGGAGCTATCGGTGGCTGCAGGGGTGCTCCTGGGCCTGGAGTTGGCCACCCTCGGTCTCTCAGAGGCCAGCTTGCCTCCCCCACCttctcccactctcccctccaACCTGCCCGTCCCTGGCCTCTGTCCACCCATCCCCCAGCCCTGAGGCCACTGCCCACAGGCCCAGCACCACCCCTCTGAGCCTAGAAGGCTAGGGAACGAGGGGGGCCCCCACTGTGTAAACCAAGGTCCCTGGCTGACACTCTGCACCTCGTTTCCCCGTCTGTACATGGAGTCCTCTGTCTcaccccagggagcctgctgaccCCGCAGGACCTGGCATCATTCCGGCCTGAGGTGGTGGACGCCCTGGAGATGCCCCTGGGGGACTACACCCTGTACTCACCGCCACCGCCTGCAGGGGGCGCGATTCTCAGCTTTGTCCTCAATGTGCTCAAAGGTGAGGCCCCCAGGAGCCAGGGGGTCTGGCGCCCGTGAACTGAATTCCAGGCCCAGCCAGGCTCTGGGTAGCCACTGCCTCCTCCAGCTCAGCCCCCTCCTCAGATGCTGAAGACTGGGCTGAGGAGTGGGCCAGGACGGTGTGTTCTGGAGCTGGCCTCCAGTGTGGCCCACGCCTGGGCTCTGCTGAAGAGTCTGCAGACATCTACCCACTAAGTGCCCCCAGGTGACCCCGGCGCAGGGCACAGGTGCAGTGGCTCTGCAGGTGGTGAGCTGCCGGTCCAGTGTGTGCAGCTAGGGCTGAGGCCCAGCCTATTGCAGCCTGCAAGGGGGTTGTGGGGTGCGGGAGGCATCCTGGCAGCGTCCAGAGATGGGGCTGCCTGATGCAGCCtgtggctgccgtaacaaagtatcacaaattACCAAAACCTGGTGGCtcagacaacagaaatttattctctcatagttctggagccCAGAAATTCAAAATCAGGGTGCCTGCAGGGCCACATTCCTTCCGGGGGGCctgggggagaatctgttctttgcctcttccagcttccggcGTCTGCCAGCATTCCtaggcttgtggctgcatccctgCAGTTTCAGCCtccctcttctctgtgtctgttttataAGGATATATGTGATTACATTTAGCGCCCacccggataatccaggataatccactcctctcaagatccttaatttaatcacaattTGCCATACAAGGTAATATTCACTCTTTTTCCATATAAGGTTTTCACAGGTTCTGAGAATTAGGACATGGACAAATCTTTCTCAACCCACTACACAGGATGACACCCACCTgcgcccaccccctccccagggttCAACTTTTCCGCGGAGTCAGTGGCCAGGCCCGAGGGGAGGGTGAACTTGTACCATCACCTCGTGGAGACGCTCAAGTTTGCTAGGGGGCAGAGGTGGCGGCTGTGGGATCCTCGAAGCCACCCGGAGGTCCAGGTGAGGTGCCCTGAGCTGGTGGAgagcccccttccctgccccagggCTCGGCATGAAGGGAGGGTCAGGCCGACGGGTGCTCCATCCACAGACCCTGAGAGCCCGGCGGGTGAGGCTGGAGGGGTGTGTACATGGTTGGTTCTAGAACCGGATGGCCTGGCAGTGGGCCAGAGCAGGGAGGCTACAGCAGTCTGAAGGGAGCCCTGGAGGGGCAGGTACGGGAAGGCAGTGGTGGCGCTGCATCTCTGACACCCTTAGGGGACCACCTGGCCTCTCACTGACCCTGTCACCTGTCTGCCCACCCCAGAACGCCTCCCAGGACCTGCTGGGGGAGGCTCTGGCCCAGCACATCCACCAGCAGATCGACACCCGGGGTGACCACCAGCTCAGCCACTACAGCCTGGCCGAGACCTGGAGCCACAGGATGGGCACGGCCCACGTGTCCGTGCTGGGCGAGGATGGCAGCGCTGTGTCTGCCACCAGCACCATCAATACGCCGTACGTGGGGCCGGGGGCAGGCGGGCAGGCCCCACTCCACCCCCTAGACCTcagccctccacccccagcctggcctcccaGCACCTCCCTGGCTGTGTCCATCGAGTGGTACCTTGTTTTCCCCTCTCCTGTGTCAAAAGGGTCCTGCACCCTGACACCTCTGGCTGAAAAGGCTGCTGATGGGGTGGCCCTGAGCCGGGATGAGGACGGGCCTTACAACCAGGAGGATGCCGTGGTGGGGGACAAGGTGGATCtttgggggcagggccagggagggAAGAGCAGCTCCAGGATGCTGGAGGACAGCTGCTAAAACGAGGAGCTTCTGGAGCGCTGGGGTGCAGCCCACGTGTGTCGGGAGCCCACGGCCTgcgcccagctctgcctctgtccACAGCTTTGGAGCCATGGTGTACTCACCGCGCACGGGCATCCTCCTCAACAACGAGCTCCTGGACCTGTGCTGGAGGTACCGGCGGGGCTCCGGAGTCACCCCACCTCCCGGTGAGCACAATGCCCCCGGGCgagaggagggaaggcaggaaggccGGGCAGGCCCAGCACAGAGACAGGGATGGAGGGGGTGGCCCCGGGGGGCGCTGGCTCAGAAGCGAGGCTGCACTGATACCTGTCCGGCCTCCAGTTCCAGGTGAGCGGCCCCCTTCATCCATGGTCCCCTCCATCTTGGTCAACGCAGCCCAGGGGTCGAAGCTGGTGATTGGCGGGGCTGGCGGGGAGCTCATCAtctctgctgtggcccaggtgaGTCTGGGGGCTCCTGGATGGAACATGCCCTTGCTGGGCGGCCCTGTTGTCCTCATGTCCtgggaggggttggggagggtggctggtgcccctccctccctccctgcctgcatCCTTCTCTCCCCAAACAGGCCATCATGAACAAGCTGTGGCTGGGCCTTGACCTGCAAGCTGCCATTGCAGCCCCCATCCTGCACGTGGACAGCAAGGGCCGGGTAGAGTACGAGCCCAGCTTCAGCCAGGTGAGGCCGTGGGCCGAGAGACCGCTAGACAGACGCCTCAGCGCTTGCCTTCAGAGCCCCTGGTGGGCCTCAGCTTTTGAGTGTGCCCGGTGCACTTTGGCTCTGGGGGCCACCAGGAGTTGAGAAGCTCCATGGGGGAGGCAACAGGCAGCTGGTCTCCCCGGCAGGGGACAGGGTGTTGTTCACACGACTCCCAGAACGAGCTCCCCTGCACCCTGGTCCCTGCTCTTTCTGGGCCGTTCTATCCGGAAGCTACTTTCCCCGGCTGAGGCCTCTCGGACCCTCCCTCATGGTGATCTGCTTCCTTGTGCGATCTGCAGCTTTTATCTGCGGGTTTATTTCTCAAGGAGTCTATTATTCCTGGGAGTCTGCAGAGGGATCTCCCTCCATGGCATTGGGTTCTTGGTTCCCCACACAAGCAGGCCCAGGAGCTGAATTCTCTTGTGggactcccagcccctcccctcctcctgggcaGATGGCTGGCCTCCTTGGAAGGTCTCTGGGCTGGCAGATGCCCTCACTAGGACCCACTTTAAAGGACTAGCAGCTTTTCAAGACTCCAAACTTCATGCCCAGGGTCCATTCAAGCAGCTGGGGTTCAAGGTCATCAAAGCTGCCTTTCCTGTTATGAGCTTCTCTGGTCTCAAGGCCGCCTCCCAGGGCCCTTGGAATTTTGAGGACCACAGAGTGAGGGGCCTTGAGTCCAAGGGGGTGTGTAGTCCTGAGAACCTTGGTCTTTGGGCCTGGAGACTAAGGACCTCAGCCCGTCAGGCCCAAACTCTCAGAGTCCGaggccctccctcccagcctccctccctccctgtgcaGGGTCCTCCCCGTGGCAGGAGGGCTTGGTGCTCTCCCAGGACTCATCCTCTTAGGCCCTTCTCCTTGACCTTGACTGAAGGTCTTTACTCTGTGAACACCATTCTCCAAGGACCTCAACTCTGAGAATTTGGACCTGACAGCCTGGAATCCAGAGAACCCCGAGCCCACGGCCCTCAGCTCCCTGGAAGGTTAGCGTGTTGGCCACACAGGTCTGGACCTCCCATGGAGAACATCTGAGGCACTGGGTGGAGACCTGGAGTCTCCAAGGGCCCTCAGAGCCAAGGCCCAGGCCTGAGGCCAGGAGGGTCCTTGTTCCTCAGGGCCTTGGAGTTTGGCCACTACGACGCTAAAGAATGGTCTCTGAGGACCACAGGTCCTGCTGTGGCTGTGAGGAGCTGGGCCTTCCAACCTAAGGACACTAGGTAATTAGCACGTCAGGCAGAGACACACCCAAGGCCATAGCGCCTGGAGACCTCGCCGTACCCATGGCTCAGGTCCTGGAGGCCCTGGTCCTGGGGACTGCAGGGCACCTGGAACTGAGGGCCCTGGTGGGCGGGGGTCCTTGGCCTTAAGTGGGAATGCGGGGCCCGAGTAACACAGGTCTCCACGTGCCAGGATCTGTGTGAAGAGTCACAGACTGGCAAGTGTGGGGACCAGGCCCCGAGGCAAGTTACTCGGGTGCTCAGACACCAACACCTGGGCCCTGACGCCCTCCAATTCCACACACTCACCGTCTCAGACCTGAGCCTTTACAGCCCGTGCTCGTAGTGCCTCACCCTTGGGGACCGCTGGTGCCCGTGGCCTGGGGTCCATGTCCTTGGACTCATGGGTGTTCAGCAGCCTCTAGCTGACTCCTCCACCAGCGGGGCGGGGCCCTGGAGAGTCTGGAACACCCGTCTTCTCATGCTGGTGTTGAGACGGCAGGTCCTGAGCTGCCAACAACGCTGGCACCAGGGCCATCCCTCCTGTCCAGGGCAGGAGCCAGATGTTGAGCTGGGCCTTTCTTATGTATGGGTGACCTGGGACTCCAAAGGGCCCAAGCTCTGCCTTCTAGAAGACTTTGCTTTCAAGGTCCTCAAAACGTTGAAAGCTATCTTCTCCACAGAAGCCCTTGGACTCCTTGGTTGTCACGTTGAGGCCCCTGGTGTCCTTGATCCAGGACAGAAGTGAACCTGCATCTCAGCTTCCTTCTAGTCCAGGCGATGTCCTCCTATCATATCCCCTGGAGCCCAGGCTTCTCTCTGGGGCCTTTGGAGTGGGAGGCCGTAGACTCCATGCCTGCAGACAAGGCTGCGTCCAGCGCCCCTCTGTCCTCTCCCAGACCGCCCCTGCCAGTCCTGCCTCCTCGGCCAGGGTCCTCAGCTCCCTGCCCGGGTCCCAGCCCCTCCATGACCagccttctctcctctccaggaGGTGAAGAAGGGGCTCCAGTACCGGGGCCAGAGCCAGACCGAGAGGCCCGTTTTCCTGAACGTGGTCCAGGCCGTGTCCCAGGACGGGGCCTGTGTGTACGCCGCAGCGGACCCCAGGAAGGGTGGGGAGCCCTCAGGCTACTAAAGAGGCTGCTCCCTCCCCAGAGCTGGGATCCCACCCAGCACATGTCCAGGCTAGCCTGGTCCGGCAGAATCTGGACCCCTTGGCTGGACGGTCAGCCTGGGGCTTCAAGAGGTGGGGACAGCCCAGCAGATGGATGGCTGTGGGGGCCgagccctgccctcccagagcccCTGTGGCCCTGCCCTGACCCCTCCAACCTCCCCAGGCCTCTCACCCAGGACTGGGCCCCCACTCCCCGAAACCCCATTCCCCACCTGTGTATCTTCCAGTCCAAGATTAAAGAAAAGGCTGCACCACGCCTGATTCAGGgttgaggtggggaggggacctTCAGAAAGCACGTGCAGTGAGCTGCAGCCCTCCACACACACCACCACGGAGCCAGGGAAACCAGACACGGGCTGGGCCTTCTCCAGGCCACCCCTGGACACTTGCTGGGGCTCCGCACACGCCGTTGGGAGGAAGGCAGGGGTGTGGCCTGGGGGCACCTGTCCCTGGCTCCTGGGGGCCCTTGGCCCAGGCCCGTCCTGGAGCTTGTCCTCCGTGCCAGGAAAAGGCTGGATGAAGCGAGACCTaagccctccccagcccccaactcCAACATGTTCTCACCCTCAGCACTGTTGATGTTTTGCGTGAGTCATTCTTCGCGGGGGTGCTGTCCACGCACTGTAGGCGGtgcagcagcatccctggcctcccctTGCTAGGTGCAgggtcaccccacccccacagccaGTCACCAAACCACCCCCGATTGAGACCCGCAAGCCCCCAGCCACCGTGGATGGCTCTGCCAGCTCCCGAGTGTGCCACCctccctgggggggggggtcctgccCCATGCCGAGTCCTGGGAGCATTGGGAGTTCCTGTTTCACCCCAAACATCCCACAGGGGTGTACCTCCGCCTGGAAGGGCGCCACTACAGATCCGTCACCTCCCATTCTGCCTGGAGTTCAGCCGCACAGGACGGGCTGGGTGTTGCTCCTGTGCCTGCTGGGACAGAGCACTACACACCGAGGGCCTTCAGACAACAGACACCCTCGCCGCAGTGCCTCCCAGCTGCATCCCCAGAGCATGAGAACGGTGTCCCTGCACTCCTGACTCACCCTCTGCCATCCCTGGGACCCTCACCGTCCCCTGGAGCCTCAGTTACCACTTGTGAACTGATGGGTCCCCGCCCAGGCTCTAGCCCAGGTTTCTGGACCATCAGACTCACATACCCACTCACccgcccacctcccacctcccacctccagaGCACCTGGGATCCACAGGCACCTCGGACTCAATACACCCAACCAGAAGCCAGCTCTGAGGCAGCCGGAAGTTCTCTGgtgcccccctctcccccctccatgATAGtcacccagtcctctccctccaTATGCGTGGCTTGGCCTTGGTTCCATCCCTTCGTCCCTTTCTGCCTCCTTGCCGCTGCCACAGCCTCGATCCACTCCCTACTCGTGACAGTGATGAGCCTTGGAAAATGCATACCTGATCCTGCCATGAGGCCACACAGAGCCCTCCTTGGCTTCTGGGGGCCCCCGGAGGAAGCCCATTCCTCTTGCTCCCTGCTCATCCCACCCTAGGTTACTtgcctggcccctgcccacatCCCTCTTGGACCACAGGTAATGCCAACCAAGATGCATTCCCAGCCCAGTTAGCGACTCTTACAGCCTCTTTAAACATCTTGTTACACAGAGGAAATCAAAGCGGTATCTTCAAAATAACATTCACATCAATACAGATCAGCCCCCACAGAATATAGCTAAAGCAGGGCTCAGAGGAAAATATATTGccttaaataattacattaataataatcaaaacaaaatatctaACATACCAAGTTAGTAAAAGAACAACCAGAACAGTAAGGAAGGCGAGAGGAAGAATTTAGTAACAACTGAAGCAGAAATTGATAAGCTTGAAGTCAGAAGAACAGATCTTTGAAAAAGATATATAAGCTATTAGCTAGCCAATTAGTAAAAATGAAGGACGtgtaaatacacacaaaaaagaaatgagaacggGGAAATAAGCTATAGAGGAAGTTAGAAGTACTAGAAAAGATtactcattttaataaaaataactttggaAACTTGACAAAATAAATTCCTTTCTAGGATGATGTAAGTAGAATTGCGATACTCAACACATACTAAAAACATTGGCACTTATCTGAAATTCAGGTTTAATTGGGCAGGCTTTCTTTTtacttgctaaatctggcaagCTTAAGTATAAATGACAAACGGGTCCAAGAAAGAGCAAAGGTCTAGACATGTCAGTGATcacaaaaaaaaactgagaacGTGGCAGGAACACTGGTCTATCTCAAATGCCCTTCTGGAAAGTTTCCCAGGCGAAGTGTGTCCTGCCGTTAGGATCAGAGGCCTGTCTTGCCAGTTAAGCCGCCACAGTGTAGAGCCCGGAGGAACATTTCCACATTCACTTTATGAAGTCAGCATAGGACTAGCCCCAAACTTGGCAAAGCACACCAAAGGCCAGTTGTGTTTGGGAAACAACACAAAACTCCTCAAACAAATACAAGCAAGGAGACTCCAAGCAACACATTCAAAAGGACAGGGTGTCCGGGTGGGGCCAACACCACTACTGATGGGAATGTCCATGAGAGGGACTTGTGCTCCTTTCACCAGAGGAGAAAAATCACGGAGTCCTCTCCATGGagaggcatttgacaaaattcagcactcattcttttttttttttttttttttttgctgtacacgggcctctcactgttgtggcctctcccgttgaggagcacaggctccggacgtgcaggttcagtggccgtggctcacgggcccagccgctctgcggcatgtgggatcctcccggaccggggcacgaacccgtgtcccctgcatcggcaggcggactctcaaccactgcgccaccagggaagccctcaacactcattcttgatttaaaaaaacataacaaaacaaaaaacccacagacaaaacaacaacagaacactgaataaaatggaaataaatggatATTCCCTTAACATGAATAAATATCTCAAAACAACAGTAACATCTGTTGGACACTGACCACGGCTAGGTGCTACTCTattgctttacatgtattaattcacgTAATTCTCCCTAATGAAAGGGAGCTATGATGAGGCCCATCTTACAACGAGAGTACTGATGTACTGAAGCTCCCAGGGCCCTGTGGAGTAAGTGCCAGAGGTGGAAACTGGGGagacagatggagaaaatgagtcttgacccctacctcataccatatacagaaattaatTTGAGATGAATCTTAGGCCTAAAtgggaaaactaaaataaatgctTGGGCAGCCAGTCCAGAATCATTTATTACAAAGACATTCATTTTCCTCATTGAATCGCATCAGTGCTtttgtgaaacaaacaaaaaaactcaagtAAACCAAGCCATCAGATTTAAAAACACACTGTAAACATACAGTAGGTTAAAACAGCATATGAATAAACCTCAGAAATCAATCAACCACAACACAAAGTtcacaaagaaatgcaaatatatgGGGATTTTGTCTGCTAAAAGAGCATTTCAAAGCAGTAGGAAAAAGATGAATTGCTGACAATCAGTATTAGAACAAGTGGGTAGCCACCTGGAAAACAGTAAAGTGGGACCCCGGCCTTTTATTTATACCAAATTAAATGCCAGTTGGACCAAAGATTTAAGagttaaaaatgaaaccatacaaatattgtaaaaaaatgggagaaaaaaattttatttatgttcttaGAGTAGGGAAGTCCTTTCTTAGGCATGACCTAAAATCAAGAAGCCACATtaaagggactttcctggtggtccagtgggtaagactccacactcccaatgcagggggcctgggttcgatccctggtcagggaactagatcctgcttgctgcaactaataGTTCGCGTGaggcaactaaagatcccacgtgccacaactaagacctggcgcagcctaaattaattaattaaaaaaaaaaaagaagccatacTAAGGAAAGGataaattgggacttccctggcagttcagtggttaagactctgtccttccaatgcagggggcaggtttgatccttggtcggagaactgagatcccacatgccatgcagcgtggccaaaatatttaaaaaaaaaaaaagaaaagaaatttgaacacataaaaattttaaattttgatgtgaaaaatatttcaaaagaccAATGAAAACCGTGTGGAAAGACAGTTTCAGTGCGTGATCTGGGGCTGgttactttaatatttaatatcaaaGACCAAGTATCCATTAGAAAGATGCACGGGGATATGACTCATTAGACCACAGAAAGAGAACTACAAATCGCCATTTCAACATATACAGAATTGCTCAACCTCACTGATAAATGCGCCAATGAAAAAACAATGAGATCCACAGGGACAAAGCAAACGGCTCCAGCCCAAAGGCTTCCTCTGTGAACGCTTCCAAACACTGATGCAACAAAAAACACCAGTCTTACACTAACTCTTCctgagaacagaacagagaaaacaCTGCCCAACTTTTAATAAGGCCAGCATAATCCTGAgaacaaaacctgacaaagaaACTTCATGAAAGAAAAGTAGAGGGTGATTTCATTCATGCACAGATGCAAGATTCCTAAATGAAATCTGAGCAAGCCAAATTCATATATAGAAATTCATCACTACCAATCTGGGTTTATTCTGGGAATGCGTGATTGGTTGAACATTACAAAATCAAGCAATGCAATTCACTGTATTAACATGCtaatagaataaagaagaaaaatcattcaccatctcaataaatgcagaaaagcatttgataaaatctgccaactttcacaataaaaattctcagtaactagaaatagaagaaaacttccttCATTTTATAAGTTGCGGCTACAAAACCCTACAGTAAACATCATACTTCATGGTAAAACATACAAGCCTTCCTTTTGAGATTGAGACCAATTCCTTTTGAGATGGAAACATGCATTGCTAGCTTTCATCATTTCCTTTCCGTACTGAAAGAGAAGTCCTTGCCAGGGCAATAaggtgagaaaaaagaacaaaaggtaTAATTGGAAAGGAGGA
This genomic window contains:
- the GGT5 gene encoding glutathione hydrolase 5 proenzyme isoform X1, which translates into the protein MPSTALPHPEPHDESQATSSLGWAAALPSVSHQGAHGPGVSSWEPWYLFSPAGVQPHHNQHTLRKNSPQTPCCLASCQGQDGLKTGSPGGWPAPPLRAMAQGHGATVSMVLLGLGLALAIIVPIVVVSWHRVHCGPQAFAHAAVAADSKICSDIGRLPVSVWAQSRDTWLRGGVSPAWSRRISVPELRRAILQQHGSPVDATIAALVCTGVVNPQSMGLGGGVIFTIYNASTGKVEVINARETVPASHVPGLLDQCKQAQPLGTGAQWIGVPGELRGYAEAHHRHGHLPWAQLFRPTIALLRGGLRVPRILSRFLHSSYLRPSLHASSLRQLFFNGTEPLSPHDPLPWPALAATLETVAAEGAEALYTGRLGQMLLEDVAKEGSLLTPQDLASFRPEVVDALEMPLGDYTLYSPPPPAGGAILSFVLNVLKGFNFSAESVARPEGRVNLYHHLVETLKFARGQRWRLWDPRSHPEVQNASQDLLGEALAQHIHQQIDTRGDHQLSHYSLAETWSHRMGTAHVSVLGEDGSAVSATSTINTPFGAMVYSPRTGILLNNELLDLCWRYRRGSGVTPPPVPGERPPSSMVPSILVNAAQGSKLVIGGAGGELIISAVAQAIMNKLWLGLDLQAAIAAPILHVDSKGRVEYEPSFSQDLNSENLDLTAWNPENPEPTALSSLEGGEEGAPVPGPEPDREARFPERGPGRVPGRGLCVRRSGPQEGWGALRLLKRLLPPQSWDPTQHMSRLAWSGRIWTPWLDGQPGASRGGDSPADGWLWGPSPALPEPLWPCPDPSNLPRPLTQDWAPTPRNPIPHLCIFQSKIKEKAAPRLIQG
- the GGT5 gene encoding glutathione hydrolase 5 proenzyme isoform X2, with translation MPSTALPHPEPHDESQATSSLGWAAALPSVSHQGAHGPGVSSWEPWYLFSPAGVQPHHNQHTLRKNSPQTPCCLASCQGQDGLKTGSPGGWPAPPLRAMAQGHGATVSMVLLGLGLALAIIVPIVVVSWHRVHCGPQAFAHAAVAADSKICSDIGRAILQQHGSPVDATIAALVCTGVVNPQSMGLGGGVIFTIYNASTGKVEVINARETVPASHVPGLLDQCKQAQPLGTGAQWIGVPGELRGYAEAHHRHGHLPWAQLFRPTIALLRGGLRVPRILSRFLHSSYLRPSLHASSLRQLFFNGTEPLSPHDPLPWPALAATLETVAAEGAEALYTGRLGQMLLEDVAKEGSLLTPQDLASFRPEVVDALEMPLGDYTLYSPPPPAGGAILSFVLNVLKGFNFSAESVARPEGRVNLYHHLVETLKFARGQRWRLWDPRSHPEVQNASQDLLGEALAQHIHQQIDTRGDHQLSHYSLAETWSHRMGTAHVSVLGEDGSAVSATSTINTPFGAMVYSPRTGILLNNELLDLCWRYRRGSGVTPPPVPGERPPSSMVPSILVNAAQGSKLVIGGAGGELIISAVAQAIMNKLWLGLDLQAAIAAPILHVDSKGRVEYEPSFSQDLNSENLDLTAWNPENPEPTALSSLEGGEEGAPVPGPEPDREARFPERGPGRVPGRGLCVRRSGPQEGWGALRLLKRLLPPQSWDPTQHMSRLAWSGRIWTPWLDGQPGASRGGDSPADGWLWGPSPALPEPLWPCPDPSNLPRPLTQDWAPTPRNPIPHLCIFQSKIKEKAAPRLIQG
- the GGT5 gene encoding glutathione hydrolase 5 proenzyme isoform X3 translates to MPSTALPHPEPHDESQATSSLGWAAALPSVSHQGAHGPGVSSWEPWYLFSPAGVQPHHNQHTLRAMAQGHGATVSMVLLGLGLALAIIVPIVVVSWHRVHCGPQAFAHAAVAADSKICSDIGRLPVSVWAQSRDTWLRGGVSPAWSRRISVPELRRAILQQHGSPVDATIAALVCTGVVNPQSMGLGGGVIFTIYNASTGKVEVINARETVPASHVPGLLDQCKQAQPLGTGAQWIGVPGELRGYAEAHHRHGHLPWAQLFRPTIALLRGGLRVPRILSRFLHSSYLRPSLHASSLRQLFFNGTEPLSPHDPLPWPALAATLETVAAEGAEALYTGRLGQMLLEDVAKEGSLLTPQDLASFRPEVVDALEMPLGDYTLYSPPPPAGGAILSFVLNVLKGFNFSAESVARPEGRVNLYHHLVETLKFARGQRWRLWDPRSHPEVQNASQDLLGEALAQHIHQQIDTRGDHQLSHYSLAETWSHRMGTAHVSVLGEDGSAVSATSTINTPFGAMVYSPRTGILLNNELLDLCWRYRRGSGVTPPPVPGERPPSSMVPSILVNAAQGSKLVIGGAGGELIISAVAQAIMNKLWLGLDLQAAIAAPILHVDSKGRVEYEPSFSQDLNSENLDLTAWNPENPEPTALSSLEGGEEGAPVPGPEPDREARFPERGPGRVPGRGLCVRRSGPQEGWGALRLLKRLLPPQSWDPTQHMSRLAWSGRIWTPWLDGQPGASRGGDSPADGWLWGPSPALPEPLWPCPDPSNLPRPLTQDWAPTPRNPIPHLCIFQSKIKEKAAPRLIQG
- the GGT5 gene encoding glutathione hydrolase 5 proenzyme isoform X4; its protein translation is MAQGHGATVSMVLLGLGLALAIIVPIVVVSWHRVHCGPQAFAHAAVAADSKICSDIGRLPVSVWAQSRDTWLRGGVSPAWSRRISVPELRRAILQQHGSPVDATIAALVCTGVVNPQSMGLGGGVIFTIYNASTGKVEVINARETVPASHVPGLLDQCKQAQPLGTGAQWIGVPGELRGYAEAHHRHGHLPWAQLFRPTIALLRGGLRVPRILSRFLHSSYLRPSLHASSLRQLFFNGTEPLSPHDPLPWPALAATLETVAAEGAEALYTGRLGQMLLEDVAKEGSLLTPQDLASFRPEVVDALEMPLGDYTLYSPPPPAGGAILSFVLNVLKGFNFSAESVARPEGRVNLYHHLVETLKFARGQRWRLWDPRSHPEVQNASQDLLGEALAQHIHQQIDTRGDHQLSHYSLAETWSHRMGTAHVSVLGEDGSAVSATSTINTPFGAMVYSPRTGILLNNELLDLCWRYRRGSGVTPPPVPGERPPSSMVPSILVNAAQGSKLVIGGAGGELIISAVAQAIMNKLWLGLDLQAAIAAPILHVDSKGRVEYEPSFSQDLNSENLDLTAWNPENPEPTALSSLEGGEEGAPVPGPEPDREARFPERGPGRVPGRGLCVRRSGPQEGWGALRLLKRLLPPQSWDPTQHMSRLAWSGRIWTPWLDGQPGASRGGDSPADGWLWGPSPALPEPLWPCPDPSNLPRPLTQDWAPTPRNPIPHLCIFQSKIKEKAAPRLIQG
- the GGT5 gene encoding glutathione hydrolase 5 proenzyme isoform X5, which gives rise to MPSTALPHPEPHDESQATSSLGWAAALPSVSHQGAHGPGVSSWEPWYLFSPAGVQPHHNQHTLRKNSPQTPCCLASCQGQDGLKTGSPGGWPAPPLRAMAQGHGATVSMVLLGLGLALAIIVPIVVVSWHRVHCGPQAFAHAAVAADSKICSDIGRLPVSVWAQSRDTWLRGGVSPAWSRRISVPELRRAILQQHGSPVDATIAALVCTGVVNPQSMGLGGGVIFTIYNASTGKVEVINARETVPASHVPGLLDQCKQAQPLGTGAQWIGVPGELRGYAEAHHRHGHLPWAQLFRPTIALLRGGLRVPRILSRFLHSSYLRPSLHASSLRQLFFNGTEPLSPHDPLPWPALAATLETVAAEGAEALYTGRLGQMLLEDVAKEGSLLTPQDLASFRPEVVDALEMPLGDYTLYSPPPPAGGAILSFVLNVLKGFNFSAESVARPEGRVNLYHHLVETLKFARGQRWRLWDPRSHPEVQNASQDLLGEALAQHIHQQIDTRGDHQLSHYSLAETWSHRMGTAHVSVLGEDGSAVSATSTINTPFGAMVYSPRTGILLNNELLDLCWRYRRGSGVTPPPVPGERPPSSMVPSILVNAAQGSKLVIGGAGGELIISAVAQAIMNKLWLGLDLQAAIAAPILHVDSKGRVEYEPSFSQEVKKGLQYRGQSQTERPVFLNVVQAVSQDGACVYAAADPRKGGEPSGY